Proteins from one Salmonella bongori NCTC 12419 genomic window:
- a CDS encoding FliC/FljB family flagellin — protein MAQVINTNSLSLLTQNNLNKSQSALGTAIERLSSGLRINSAKDDAAGQAIANRFTANIKGLSQASRNANDGISIAQTTEGALNEINNNLQRVRELAVQSANSTNSQSDLDSIQAEITQRLNEIDRVSGQTQFNGVKVLAQDNTLTIQVGANDGETIDIDLKQINSQTLGLDTLNVQKAYDVDSKAVTATLDLDVTDLDTNALKTATGISAGNPAVKDDKVYYDSANNNYYVEVEGFTDNTKDGFYKVQVGDDGKVSMATTTNKETATPPGIVEVSKTHDEKALKASAEVKAALIAGNIDTADADAAEMVKMSYTDKNGKTIDGGYAVKVGDNYYAATQKKDGSFSVNTTSYTDKDGNTKSALNQLGGVDGKTEVVTIDGKTYNASKAEGHNFKAQPELAEAATATTENPLQKIDAALAQVDALRSDLGAVQNRFNSAITNLGNTVNNLSEARSRIEDSDYATEVSNMSRAQILQQAGTSVLAQANQVPQNVLSLLR, from the coding sequence ATGGCACAAGTCATTAATACAAACAGCCTGTCGCTGTTGACCCAGAATAACCTGAATAAATCCCAGTCCGCTCTGGGCACTGCTATCGAACGTCTGTCTTCCGGTCTGCGTATCAACAGCGCAAAAGACGATGCGGCAGGCCAGGCGATTGCTAACCGTTTTACCGCCAACATCAAAGGTCTGTCTCAGGCTTCCCGTAACGCTAACGACGGTATTTCTATTGCGCAGACCACTGAAGGCGCGCTGAACGAAATCAACAACAACCTGCAGCGTGTGCGTGAACTGGCGGTTCAGTCTGCGAACAGCACCAACTCCCAGTCTGACCTCGACTCCATCCAGGCGGAAATCACCCAGCGTCTGAACGAAATCGACCGTGTTTCCGGCCAGACCCAGTTCAACGGCGTGAAAGTTCTGGCACAGGACAACACCCTGACCATCCAGGTTGGTGCCAACGACGGTGAAACCATCGATATCGATCTGAAGCAGATCAACTCTCAGACCCTGGGTCTGGATACGCTGAATGTTCAGAAAGCGTATGATGTCGATAGCAAAGCTGTTACTGCAACTCTTGATCTGGATGTGACAGATCTTGATACTAATGCTTTGAAAACCGCAACTGGTATCAGTGCAGGTAATCCTGCTGTTAAAGACGATAAAGTTTATTATGACAGCGCAAATAATAATTATTATGTAGAGGTTGAGGGCTTTACTGATAATACGAAAGATGGTTTCTACAAAGTTCAGGTTGGTGATGATGGCAAAGTGTCAATGGCCACAACTACCAATAAAGAAACAGCTACTCCTCCCGGAATTGTTGAAGTAAGTAAAACTCATGATGAGAAAGCTCTTAAAGCTTCTGCAGAGGTTAAAGCAGCTCTGATTGCTGGAAATATTGATACTGCTGATGCAGATGCTGCTGAAATGGTCAAAATGTCTTATACCGATAAAAACGGTAAGACGATTGATGGTGGTTATGCTGTAAAAGTAGGCGATAACTACTATGCCGCTACCCAGAAAAAAGACGGTAGTTTCAGTGTTAATACTACTTCTTACACTGATAAAGACGGCAACACTAAATCTGCACTGAACCAACTTGGCGGCGTAGACGGCAAAACCGAAGTTGTTACTATCGACGGTAAAACCTACAATGCCAGCAAAGCTGAAGGTCACAACTTTAAAGCACAGCCAGAACTGGCGGAAGCGGCTACTGCAACCACCGAAAACCCGCTGCAGAAAATCGATGCTGCGCTGGCACAGGTTGATGCGCTGCGTTCTGACCTGGGTGCGGTACAGAACCGTTTCAACTCCGCTATCACCAACCTGGGCAACACCGTAAACAACCTGTCTGAAGCGCGTAGCCGTATCGAAGATTCCGACTATGCGACTGAAGTTTCCAACATGTCTCGCGCGCAGATCCTGCAGCAGGCAGGGACCTCCGTTCTGGCACAGGCTAACCAGGTTCCGCAAAACGTCCTCTCTTTACTGCGTTAA
- the fliD gene encoding flagellar filament capping protein FliD, with product MASISSLGVGSNLPLDQLLTNLTNAEKGRLTPITKQQSANTAKLTAYGTLKSALEKFQTANTALNKADLFKSTVASSTTEDLKVSTTAGAAAGTYKISVTQLAAAQSLATNKTFATTKEQLGDTAVTSRTIKIEQQGRKEPLEIKLDKGDTSMEAIRDAINDADSGISASIVKVKENQFQLVITANSGTDNNMKITVEGDTKLNDLLAYDSTTHTGNMQELVKAENAKLNVNGIDIERQSNTVTDAPQGLTLTLTKKVSDAIVTVTKDDTKAKEAIKSWVDAYNSLVDTFSSLTKYTAVEPGEEASDKNGALLGDSVVRTIQTGIRAQFANSGSNSAFKTMAEIGITQDGTSGKLKIDDEKLAKALKENTAATRELLVGDGKETGITTKIATEVKGYLADDGIIDNAQDNINATLKSLTKQYLSVSNSIDETVARYKAQFTQLDTMMSKLNNTSTYLSQQFAAMSNS from the coding sequence ATGGCTTCAATTTCATCATTAGGTGTGGGATCAAACTTACCGTTGGACCAACTGTTGACCAATCTGACCAACGCCGAAAAAGGACGCTTAACGCCAATTACCAAACAGCAGAGCGCCAATACGGCGAAACTTACCGCCTACGGCACACTGAAAAGCGCATTAGAAAAATTCCAGACGGCAAACACGGCGTTAAATAAAGCGGATCTGTTTAAGTCTACCGTGGCGTCCAGCACCACTGAAGATCTCAAAGTCAGTACCACCGCTGGCGCGGCGGCGGGGACTTATAAGATCAGCGTGACTCAACTTGCCGCCGCACAGTCACTGGCGACCAATAAGACCTTCGCTACCACGAAAGAACAGTTAGGCGATACCGCCGTCACGTCACGAACCATCAAAATCGAACAACAGGGACGTAAAGAACCGCTGGAGATTAAGCTGGATAAAGGCGACACCTCCATGGAGGCGATTCGTGACGCCATCAATGACGCCGACAGCGGTATCTCCGCCAGTATCGTTAAGGTCAAAGAGAACCAATTCCAGTTGGTTATTACCGCGAATAGCGGTACTGACAACAATATGAAAATCACGGTGGAAGGCGATACAAAACTGAACGATCTGCTCGCCTATGACAGCACCACCCATACCGGCAATATGCAAGAGCTGGTGAAAGCAGAAAACGCGAAGCTGAACGTAAACGGCATCGACATTGAGCGTCAGAGCAATACCGTAACCGACGCTCCTCAGGGGCTTACGCTAACTCTGACCAAGAAAGTCTCCGACGCAATCGTGACGGTGACAAAAGATGATACTAAAGCGAAAGAAGCGATTAAATCCTGGGTGGATGCCTATAACTCGCTGGTGGATACCTTTAGCTCGTTAACCAAATATACTGCCGTCGAGCCAGGCGAAGAGGCCAGCGATAAAAACGGCGCCCTGTTAGGTGATAGTGTGGTTCGTACTATCCAGACCGGAATCCGGGCGCAATTTGCCAATAGCGGCAGTAATTCTGCTTTCAAAACGATGGCGGAAATTGGCATCACCCAGGACGGCACGTCCGGCAAACTGAAAATTGATGATGAAAAGCTGGCTAAAGCGCTGAAAGAGAATACAGCCGCAACGCGTGAACTGCTGGTAGGCGATGGTAAAGAAACCGGCATTACTACGAAGATCGCCACCGAAGTGAAAGGTTATCTGGCGGATGACGGCATTATTGATAATGCGCAGGACAATATTAACGCCACGCTGAAAAGTCTGACCAAGCAGTACTTGTCCGTCAGCAATAGCATTGATGAAACTGTCGCCCGTTACAAAGCCCAGTTTACCCAACTGGATACCATGATGAGTAAGCTGAATAACACCAGTACTTATTTGAGCCAGCAGTTTGCAGCAATGAGCAACTCCTGA
- the fliS gene encoding flagellar export chaperone FliS — protein MYTASGIKAYAQVSVESAVMSASPHQLIEMLFDGANSALVRARLFLEQGDVVAKGEALSKAINIIDNGLKAGLDQEKGGEIATNLSELYDYMIRRLLQANLRNDAQAIEEVEGLLGNIAEAWKQISPKVSSQESR, from the coding sequence ATGTACACCGCGAGCGGTATCAAAGCTTATGCGCAAGTCAGCGTGGAAAGCGCCGTGATGAGCGCCAGCCCGCATCAGCTGATAGAAATGTTGTTTGATGGCGCGAATAGCGCCCTGGTGCGCGCTCGCCTGTTTTTAGAACAAGGCGACGTGGTCGCAAAAGGTGAAGCGTTAAGCAAAGCTATCAATATTATCGATAACGGTCTGAAAGCCGGTCTCGATCAGGAAAAAGGCGGTGAGATTGCGACGAATCTTTCCGAACTGTACGACTATATGATTCGCCGTTTACTGCAGGCTAACTTGCGTAACGACGCTCAGGCCATCGAAGAAGTGGAAGGGTTACTCGGCAATATTGCAGAAGCCTGGAAGCAGATCTCACCGAAAGTATCTTCCCAGGAGTCTCGTTAA
- the fliT gene encoding flagella biosynthesis regulatory protein FliT — protein sequence MTSTVEFINRWQRIALLSQSLLELAQRGEWDLLLEQEVSYLQSIETVMEKQTPPGITRSIQEMVAGYIKQTLDNEQRLKGLLQQRLDELSSLIGQSTRQKSLNNAYGRLSGMLLVPDAPNAS from the coding sequence ATGACCTCAACCGTGGAGTTTATCAACCGTTGGCAGCGTATTGCGCTGCTCAGTCAATCGCTGCTTGAACTTGCGCAGCGGGGTGAATGGGACCTCTTACTGGAACAAGAGGTCTCCTATCTACAAAGTATTGAAACGGTGATGGAAAAGCAAACTCCACCGGGCATTACGCGAAGTATTCAGGAGATGGTCGCCGGGTACATCAAACAAACGCTGGATAATGAGCAGCGCCTTAAAGGGTTGCTGCAACAGCGGCTGGATGAACTCAGTAGTTTGATCGGACAATCCACCCGCCAAAAGTCGCTTAACAACGCCTATGGTCGTCTCTCCGGTATGTTACTGGTACCGGACGCGCCTAACGCTTCCTAA
- the yedD gene encoding lipoprotein YedD, protein MKKVAIIGALLVLAGCAEVENYHDVVKTPAPAGLEGYWQSKGPQRKLVSPEAIASLVVTKEGDTLDCRQWQRVIALPGKLTMLSDALTNVTVKRELYEIEREGNTLEYDGMTLQRVDRPTPECAAALEKTPLPTPLP, encoded by the coding sequence ATGAAAAAAGTAGCGATCATTGGCGCATTGCTGGTACTGGCCGGGTGCGCCGAGGTGGAAAACTATCATGATGTGGTGAAAACGCCCGCGCCAGCCGGTCTGGAAGGGTACTGGCAGTCAAAAGGTCCACAACGTAAACTGGTGAGCCCGGAAGCTATCGCCAGCCTGGTGGTAACGAAAGAGGGCGATACGCTGGACTGTCGTCAGTGGCAGCGCGTTATTGCTCTACCAGGCAAGTTAACCATGCTGTCCGATGCGTTAACCAATGTGACGGTTAAGCGTGAGCTTTATGAGATTGAGCGCGAAGGCAATACCCTGGAATATGACGGTATGACGCTACAGCGTGTTGATCGTCCGACGCCGGAGTGCGCCGCCGCGTTAGAAAAAACGCCGTTACCGACGCCGCTGCCGTAA
- the yedE gene encoding selenium metabolism membrane protein YedE/FdhT produces the protein MSWQHFKQTWLIKFWAPAPAVIAAGILSTYYFGITGTFWAVTGEFTRWGGQILQLFGVHAEKWGYYKLIHLEGTPLTRIDGMMILGMFGGCFAAALWANNVKLRMPRSRIRIGQAVVGGIIAGFGARLAMGCNLAAFFTGIPQFSLHAWFFALATAIGSWFGARFTLLPIFRIPVKMQKVSAASPLTQQPDQARRRFRLGMLVFVGMIGWALLTAMHQPKLGLAMLFGVGFGLLIERAQICFTSAFRDLWISGRAHMAKAIIFGMAVSAIGIFSYVQLGVEPKIMWAGPNAVIGGLLFGFGIVLAGGCETGWMYRAVEGQVHYWWVGIGNVIGSTILAYSWDDFAPALATSWDKVNLLNTFGPLGGLLVTYLLLFTALMLIIGWEKRFFRRAGLTPAKESV, from the coding sequence ATGTCATGGCAACACTTCAAACAAACCTGGTTAATTAAATTCTGGGCGCCAGCCCCGGCGGTAATCGCCGCCGGTATTCTCTCTACCTACTACTTTGGCATCACCGGCACTTTCTGGGCCGTAACGGGCGAATTTACCCGCTGGGGCGGGCAGATTTTGCAGCTCTTTGGCGTTCATGCTGAAAAGTGGGGCTACTATAAGCTGATTCATCTGGAAGGGACGCCGCTGACGCGTATCGACGGTATGATGATCCTCGGCATGTTCGGCGGCTGTTTCGCCGCGGCGCTTTGGGCCAATAACGTAAAGCTGCGTATGCCGCGTAGCCGTATCCGCATCGGACAGGCGGTGGTTGGGGGTATTATCGCTGGCTTCGGCGCGCGTCTGGCGATGGGCTGTAACCTGGCCGCCTTCTTTACCGGTATTCCCCAGTTCTCTCTGCACGCGTGGTTTTTTGCGCTGGCAACCGCGATTGGCTCCTGGTTCGGCGCTCGCTTTACTTTGCTGCCGATATTTCGTATTCCGGTAAAAATGCAGAAAGTCTCCGCGGCCTCCCCCCTGACGCAGCAACCGGATCAGGCAAGACGGCGCTTCCGGCTCGGTATGCTGGTTTTTGTTGGCATGATCGGCTGGGCGCTGTTAACAGCAATGCATCAACCTAAACTGGGGTTGGCGATGCTGTTCGGCGTCGGATTTGGGCTGCTGATTGAACGTGCGCAAATCTGCTTTACCTCGGCTTTCCGCGATCTGTGGATTTCCGGACGCGCCCATATGGCGAAAGCCATCATTTTCGGTATGGCAGTCAGCGCCATTGGCATTTTTAGCTACGTGCAATTGGGCGTTGAACCTAAAATTATGTGGGCAGGCCCGAATGCAGTGATTGGCGGATTGCTGTTCGGTTTTGGCATCGTCCTGGCGGGCGGATGTGAAACTGGCTGGATGTACCGCGCCGTAGAAGGCCAGGTGCATTACTGGTGGGTAGGGATCGGTAATGTTATCGGTTCGACTATTCTGGCTTACTCCTGGGATGATTTCGCGCCCGCGTTGGCGACGAGCTGGGATAAAGTTAACCTGCTGAATACCTTTGGGCCGCTGGGCGGTCTGCTGGTCACCTACCTGTTATTATTTACCGCACTGATGTTAATTATCGGCTGGGAAAAACGTTTTTTCCGCCGTGCGGGGCTGACGCCTGCTAAGGAATCTGTATGA
- the yedF gene encoding sulfurtransferase-like selenium metabolism protein YedF, whose translation MKNIVPDYRLDMVGEPCPYPAVATLEAMPQLKKGEILEVVSDCPQSINNIPLDARNHGYTVLDIQQDGPTIRYLIQK comes from the coding sequence ATGAAAAATATTGTCCCTGATTACCGTCTGGATATGGTTGGCGAACCTTGTCCGTACCCGGCAGTCGCCACTCTGGAAGCGATGCCGCAGTTAAAAAAAGGTGAGATCCTGGAAGTGGTGAGTGACTGCCCGCAGTCTATTAATAATATTCCACTGGATGCGCGCAATCACGGTTATACGGTGCTGGATATCCAGCAGGATGGCCCGACGATTCGTTATTTGATTCAAAAATAA
- the fliE gene encoding flagellar hook-basal body complex protein FliE: MAAIQGIEGVISQLQATALAARGQETSSQPTVSFAGQLHAALDRISDRQSEARVQAEKFTLGEPGIALNDVMADMQKASVSMQMGIQVRNKLVAAYQEVMSMQV, translated from the coding sequence ATGGCAGCAATACAGGGGATTGAAGGGGTCATCAGCCAGTTACAGGCGACGGCGCTGGCCGCGCGCGGGCAGGAAACGTCATCGCAGCCTACCGTGAGCTTTGCCGGCCAACTCCATGCAGCGCTGGATCGCATAAGCGACAGGCAGTCAGAAGCACGCGTTCAGGCTGAAAAATTCACTCTGGGGGAGCCAGGCATTGCGCTGAATGATGTGATGGCCGATATGCAAAAAGCCTCAGTCTCTATGCAAATGGGGATTCAGGTGCGCAACAAGCTGGTCGCGGCGTATCAGGAAGTGATGAGTATGCAGGTGTAA
- the fliF gene encoding flagellar basal-body MS-ring/collar protein FliF, whose product MSATASTATQPKPLEWLNRLRANPRIPLIVAGSAAVAIIVAMVLWAKSPDYRTLFSNLTDQDGGAIVAQLTQMNIPYRFANGSGAIEVPADKVHELRLRLAQQGLPKGGAVGFELLDQEKFGISQFSEQVNYQRALEGELARTIETLGPVKSARVHLAMPKPSLFVREQKAPSASVTVTLEPGRALDEGQISAVVHLVSSAVAGLPPGNVTLVDQSGHLLTQSNTSGRDLNDAQLKFANDVESRIQRRIEAILSPIVGNGNVHAQVTAQLDFANKEQTEEHYSPNGDASKATLRSRQLNISEQVGAGYPGGVPGALSNQPAPPNEAPIATPPANQQNAQNTQQTSTRTNSDNAGPRSTQRNETSNYEVDRTIRHTKMNVGDIERLSVAVVVNYKTLADGKPLPLTAAQMKQIEDLTREAMGFSDKRGDTLNVVNSPFTAVDETGGELPFWQQQSFIDQLIAAGRWLLVLLVAWILWRKAVRPQLTRRVEEAKAAQEQAQVRQETEEAVEVRLSKDEQLQQRRANQRLGAEVMSQRIREMSDNDPRVVALVIRQWMSNDHE is encoded by the coding sequence ATGAGTGCGACTGCATCAACTGCAACCCAACCTAAACCTCTCGAGTGGCTTAATCGCCTGCGCGCGAATCCCCGAATTCCGTTAATTGTGGCCGGTTCTGCTGCCGTGGCTATCATCGTGGCGATGGTGTTATGGGCCAAATCCCCCGACTACCGCACACTGTTCAGCAACCTTACCGATCAGGATGGCGGCGCGATTGTCGCGCAACTGACCCAGATGAACATCCCTTACCGCTTTGCCAATGGCAGCGGCGCGATTGAAGTGCCCGCCGACAAAGTGCATGAATTGCGCCTGCGTCTGGCACAACAGGGACTGCCTAAAGGCGGTGCGGTGGGCTTTGAACTGCTTGACCAGGAAAAATTTGGTATCAGTCAGTTCAGCGAACAGGTGAATTATCAGCGCGCGCTGGAAGGCGAACTGGCCCGGACGATCGAGACGCTGGGTCCGGTAAAGAGCGCCCGCGTTCATCTGGCGATGCCAAAACCGTCGCTTTTTGTTCGGGAACAAAAAGCCCCTTCTGCTTCCGTCACCGTCACTCTGGAACCGGGCCGGGCACTGGATGAAGGACAAATTAGCGCCGTGGTCCATCTGGTTTCCAGCGCAGTCGCCGGTTTACCGCCGGGCAACGTCACGCTGGTGGATCAGTCAGGCCATCTTCTCACCCAATCGAATACCAGCGGTCGCGACCTTAATGACGCGCAATTAAAATTCGCTAACGATGTAGAAAGCCGTATCCAGCGCCGTATCGAAGCCATTCTGTCACCTATCGTCGGGAACGGGAATGTTCACGCTCAGGTCACCGCCCAGCTGGATTTCGCCAACAAGGAACAGACGGAAGAGCACTACAGCCCGAACGGTGATGCGTCGAAGGCGACCCTGCGTTCACGCCAGTTGAATATCAGCGAACAGGTCGGCGCGGGTTATCCCGGCGGCGTGCCTGGCGCACTATCAAACCAACCTGCGCCGCCTAACGAAGCGCCGATCGCCACGCCGCCGGCCAATCAGCAAAACGCGCAGAATACGCAGCAAACCAGTACCCGTACGAACAGTGACAACGCCGGCCCACGCAGTACGCAGCGTAATGAAACCAGCAACTACGAGGTGGATCGCACCATTCGCCACACCAAAATGAATGTGGGTGATATTGAGCGCCTTTCGGTTGCCGTCGTGGTGAATTACAAAACGCTGGCGGACGGCAAACCGCTGCCGCTGACTGCGGCTCAAATGAAACAGATTGAGGATCTGACCCGCGAAGCGATGGGCTTTTCAGATAAACGTGGCGATACGCTGAACGTGGTGAATTCACCGTTTACCGCAGTGGATGAAACCGGCGGCGAACTGCCCTTCTGGCAACAGCAGTCCTTTATCGATCAGCTGATCGCAGCCGGTCGCTGGTTGCTGGTGCTGCTGGTGGCCTGGATTCTGTGGCGCAAAGCGGTACGTCCACAACTGACGCGACGTGTCGAAGAAGCGAAAGCGGCACAGGAACAAGCTCAGGTTCGTCAGGAAACCGAAGAAGCCGTGGAAGTCCGCCTCAGCAAAGACGAGCAACTCCAGCAACGTCGGGCTAACCAACGTCTGGGCGCCGAGGTGATGAGCCAGCGTATTCGCGAAATGTCAGATAACGATCCGCGCGTGGTGGCGCTGGTCATTCGCCAGTGGATGAGTAACGATCATGAGTAA
- the fliG gene encoding flagellar motor switch protein FliG has protein sequence MSNLSGTDKSVILLMTIGEDRAAEVFKHLSTREVQALSTAMANVRQISNKQLTDVLSEFEQEAEQFAALNINANEYLRSVLVKALGEERASSLLEDILETRDTTSGIETLNFMEPQSAADLIRDEHPQIIATILVHLKRGQAADILALFDERLRHDVMLRIATFGGVQPAALAELTEVLNGLLDGQNLKRSKMGGVRTAAEIINLMKTQQEEAVITAVREFDGELAQKIIDEMFLFENLVDVDDRSIQRLLQEVDSESLLIALKGAEPPLREKFLRNMSQRAADILRDDLANRGPVRLSQVENEQKAILLIVRRLAETGEMVIGSGEDTYV, from the coding sequence ATGAGTAATCTTAGCGGTACCGATAAAAGCGTCATTCTGTTGATGACAATTGGCGAAGACCGGGCGGCAGAGGTGTTTAAACACCTCTCCACCCGCGAAGTCCAGGCGCTGAGTACAGCAATGGCTAACGTACGTCAGATCTCCAACAAACAACTGACGGACGTTCTGTCGGAGTTTGAGCAGGAAGCGGAACAGTTCGCCGCGCTGAATATCAACGCCAATGAATACCTGCGTTCCGTTCTGGTCAAAGCGCTGGGCGAAGAACGCGCCTCCAGTCTGCTGGAAGATATTCTGGAAACGCGCGATACCACCAGCGGTATCGAAACGCTCAACTTTATGGAGCCGCAGAGCGCCGCCGATCTGATTCGCGACGAGCACCCGCAGATTATCGCTACCATACTGGTACACCTCAAACGAGGCCAGGCCGCCGATATTCTGGCGCTGTTTGATGAGCGCCTGCGACATGATGTGATGCTGCGTATCGCCACCTTTGGCGGTGTGCAACCTGCGGCGCTGGCGGAGTTAACCGAAGTGCTCAATGGCCTGCTCGACGGGCAGAATCTCAAACGCAGCAAAATGGGTGGCGTGAGAACCGCGGCGGAAATCATCAACCTGATGAAAACACAGCAGGAAGAAGCGGTTATTACCGCCGTACGCGAATTCGACGGTGAACTGGCGCAGAAAATCATTGACGAAATGTTCCTGTTCGAAAATCTGGTGGATGTGGACGATCGCAGCATCCAGCGTTTGCTGCAGGAAGTGGATTCCGAGTCGCTGCTGATCGCGCTGAAAGGCGCCGAGCCGCCGTTACGCGAAAAATTCCTGCGCAATATGTCCCAGCGCGCCGCCGATATCCTGCGCGACGATCTTGCCAACCGTGGCCCGGTTCGTCTGTCTCAGGTAGAAAACGAGCAAAAAGCGATTCTGCTTATTGTGCGTCGTCTGGCGGAAACCGGCGAAATGGTGATTGGCAGCGGCGAGGATACCTATGTCTAA
- the fliH gene encoding flagellar assembly protein FliH codes for MSNELPWQVWTPDDLAPPPAAFVPAESDNVILTEDAPEPELTAEQQREQELAQLKIQAHEQGYNAGLAEGRQKGHTQGYQEGLAQGLEQGQAQAQAQQAPLHARMQQLVSEFQNTLDALDSVIASRLMQMALEAARQVIGQTPAVDNSALIKQIQQLLQQEPLFSGKPQLRVHPDDLQRVEEMLGATLSLHGWRLRGDPTLHHGGCKVSADEGDLDASVATRWQELCRLAAPGVL; via the coding sequence ATGTCTAATGAATTGCCGTGGCAAGTCTGGACGCCGGACGATCTCGCCCCGCCGCCAGCGGCATTTGTTCCAGCCGAATCTGACAACGTCATCCTGACAGAAGACGCACCGGAGCCCGAACTCACCGCCGAACAACAGCGGGAACAAGAACTGGCGCAACTGAAAATACAGGCACACGAACAGGGTTATAACGCCGGGCTGGCGGAAGGTCGGCAAAAAGGACACACGCAAGGATATCAGGAAGGATTAGCGCAAGGACTGGAGCAAGGACAAGCCCAGGCCCAGGCCCAGCAGGCACCGCTCCATGCCCGAATGCAGCAGTTGGTCAGTGAGTTTCAGAATACCCTTGACGCGCTCGATAGCGTCATCGCCTCACGATTAATGCAAATGGCCCTGGAGGCCGCGCGTCAGGTCATCGGCCAGACGCCAGCGGTGGACAATTCCGCGCTAATCAAACAGATCCAGCAACTGTTGCAGCAGGAGCCGCTCTTTAGCGGCAAGCCACAGTTGCGCGTACATCCGGACGACTTACAGCGGGTGGAAGAGATGCTGGGCGCCACGCTTAGCCTTCACGGCTGGCGGCTACGCGGCGATCCGACGCTGCACCACGGCGGATGTAAAGTCTCTGCTGATGAGGGCGATCTGGACGCCAGCGTCGCCACTCGCTGGCAAGAGTTGTGCCGTCTGGCGGCGCCGGGAGTACTCTGA